From the Lactuca sativa cultivar Salinas chromosome 9, Lsat_Salinas_v11, whole genome shotgun sequence genome, the window CATGGACCAAAATTTATTTCGCGCCAGGTAGGGGTCGAACCTACGACTTTCTGCTTAGGAAACAGACGCTCTATCCACTGAGCTACAGGCGCTTGATGTTTCACATATTGATATTTAGTTAAATAACCTTTACACTATTAGTCGTATAGTGttgaaaaaatcaaacaaaactaCCCACTGTTTAAAGTTTAAACAAATATCTTCATCCTGTGGCAAGATTCATCCTTCCTAACTGATATTTTGATAAAAGGGTTGTAATTTATGGAACCAAACATATATAGCCCCACTTGTTGGTCACAAAAGAAAAGAGCAACGTTTCTAGTGACACTTTGATGTGAATCGCATGTGTAAAACACAGTAACCAAAAGCCATGCTAAAGATTATAACCTAACTTTTTATGGTTCGTGGTCTAGACCCAAACCTACGTGGACCCTTCAGTTGctataattattaataaaaataaaataaaaacattataatAAAGCTAACATACAATTGTCTTGGCAAATCTTACAAACTTTTTAATGCTATCGTAAAAGGTGTTGTGAGTACTTAAAGTAACATTCGCAATAGCAATAGCAAATACCAATAGCAAATAGCAGCCATGGGGTAACACACACTAAAATCACACACACATAAAACAGACCATTACTCTTTGTATAtaaacaccaaaacacacactccCAATCACAAGCTGCCACCTTCTTTAATCACGTTGAATGTCTTCCTTCCTCTTTCTAATTCTTCTATCTTTTGGTTTCATCCACGATCAGAATTAAACCAGGTTCACTCCTTTTTCAGTTTTAGCGACTATTTATCATCTTTAAACTTGTTTTTCCATCTGGGTATACGATAGTTTCTTGATtaattaatgaattaattaattctGTGTTAATTTTGAATTGTATGATTTTGACAGGGTATAACCAGTTTGAGATCAAAGCTTCCATCTTTTTCAAGATTTTCTTGATTCTTGATCAGGCGAGTCTTTTTCAAGATCTTTGAACATATTCTGGTAAATCTCTAAAAGGGTATTCCAATTCTCATTACATGATTCTATATTGCAATTTTCAGATCACGTTGAAGCACTACCAATTAGCTATATGGAGACATTGTCTCTATCTTCCAATACTTTGAGCATGCAAGAAAACAAGAACACAAAATGGACTAACGAACAGAACACATGGTTCGAAAGTGCTCTTGCTATATTCGATACCGATACACCAGACCGGTGGTCAAATGTCGCCGCTTTAGTTCCCGGGAAGTCAGAGATCGATGTCAAGAACCAATACGAGAAATTGAAAGCCGATATCAATGAAATCGAGGCTGATATGGTTCCCGATCCCGGCTATTTCACCTCGTCTTTTGAAGATCACAGCTTCAGTATCTTCGGAAAGAGGCCTCGATCTTGTGATCAGGAGAGACGTAAGGGTGTCCCATGGACCGAAGAAGAAcacaggttatatatatatatatataactcgcaCACCTTCCATGTTCTTGATTTTGTTTTATAATCAGACGTTAATTTGAACTAATCGTGTCATTTTCAGGCGATTCTTGGTGGGTCTTCAAGTTCATGGAAAAGGAGACTGGCGAAGTATTTCACGTAACTTCGTGATGACAAA encodes:
- the LOC111896800 gene encoding transcription factor DIVARICATA; the encoded protein is METLSLSSNTLSMQENKNTKWTNEQNTWFESALAIFDTDTPDRWSNVAALVPGKSEIDVKNQYEKLKADINEIEADMVPDPGYFTSSFEDHSFSIFGKRPRSCDQERRKGVPWTEEEHRRFLVGLQVHGKGDWRSISRNFVMTKTPTQVASHAQKYYARQHSDGKEKRRPSIHDITIINHPDNSERSPPSINKPTGLPKDMLHWNNPSDETVTSMAYPFEIAKMNKNVRVYNSGLRLQPTRYQVQG